Part of the Anoplopoma fimbria isolate UVic2021 breed Golden Eagle Sablefish chromosome 4, Afim_UVic_2022, whole genome shotgun sequence genome, AAGTAAACTCTGACACAAcactttaagtcatttttatttctggatATATTGTACTTTAACAGCTCGTTCAGcacctgaaaaaaaatcatcttgaAAGTTGTCACAttttagatattaaaataaCTCTTTAAACCTGAATATTTTTGTCATCTATAATATTTAGAATTACATGACTATTTGATACAATAGATTGCATTTGTATACTTATAATTCACCACATGATGTCGCATGAGACCATggacatgaatgtgtttgtacatCCAAAACTCCTCCTCCCtgtatggggaaaaaaaatgaaatcgtCATCGGCCATTAGAACAGCCGTGGAAGGTGCTGTGACGAGAAGGACAGGGGCTTCCCGCAACAATATTTATCTGGACGGATGTAACTGTACCGATAACAGATGATCGATTGGATTCAGGTCTTTTGTTGAATCAACAATGTTTATTCGACGACAAAGGGAATACGCCTGGATTCACGTTGCTGTGTTTCTTTGTCATTGCAACTGGGCGGCTTCGCAGTTGTCCTACTCGATTTCCGAGGAGGTGGACAAAGGCACCGTGGTGGGGAATATCGCAAAGGATTTGAACATCAATTTACAGGAACTAGCGACCAGAGACTTACGTGTTGTTTCGAGTTACAGTAAGAAATATTTCGACGTGAATTTGCGGACCGGTAACATCTTTGTTGATGAAAGGATAGACAGAGAGGAGCTTTGTCCCAGTGTGGTAAAATGCTCCATCAAAATACAAGCCGTTTTAAACAATCCAATGAGTGCACACCGCATAGAGGTAAATGTTTTAGATATTAACGATAATTCGCCcgtttttattgaaaaaacgTATTCTTTGAATATTTCCGAATCGTCTTTAACTGGAGAACGATATCTTCTACCAATAGCAGTAGATGCAGACTTAGGCAGTAACTCAGTAAAGAGCTACAAGCTGAGCCAAAATGAATATTTCTCGCTTGATGTGCAGAGTGGAGGAGAACACGGTGCGTCTGCTGAGCTAGTGCAGAAAGCGTTAGATCGAGAGAAACAGCCGGTGATCACACTGCTCTTGACGGCTGTAGACGGAGGTAAACCCGCTAGATCTGGCTCATTACAAATACGCATTAATGTATTAGATGTAAATGATAATATACCCGTTTTTAGCAAATCGCTGTATAAAGTAGGTGTACCTGAAAATACTGCTAGTGGAACAGTGATAATAAAGTTAAATGCAACAGATTTAGACGAGGGCATGAACAGTAAGATCCTTTTATTCTCTGATCAAACGAGGAAACATTGATCTATCAAACATTTTTGATCTGAACTCAGAAACAGGAGAAATCACAGTGAAGGGAACATTAGATTATGAAGAGACGCCTGCTTATGAAGTTAGAGTTCAAGCAACTGATCAAGGAGCATCCCCTCGTAGTGCGCAGGCTAAACTACTGATAGAAATAATTGATGTGAATGACAATGCTCCAGAAATATCAGTGACGTCACTCATGACCCCAGTAAAGGAAGATGCTGAACTGGGGACAATCGTTGCTTTGGTTACAGTGAGTGATAAAGATGGAGGAAACAATGGCGTGACTAATTGTAAGGTAGTTGGCTCTGTTCCATTTAAACTGAAGTCCAACTACAACAATGACTATTCATTAGTAGTAGATGGACCACTGGACAGAGAAAACACTTCTCTGTACAATGTCACTATTACAGCCACAGATGGAGGAAGTCCCCCTCTGTCCAGTATCAGGGTCATTACTGTTCATGTCTCTGATGTCAATGATAATGCACCTCAATTTATGGAGCCTGTGATTCATGTTtatgtgaaagaaaatagtCCAGTGGGCTCCATTATTTATACAATAACTGCATTGGATCCAGATCTGAACAGTAATTCAAAACTGACTTACAAATTGTTAGATAGTtcgaaaaaaaatattcaaataccaACAATTTTAAACATCAACTCCGAGACTGGAGACATAGTCAGCCTGCAGTCTTTTAACTACGAGGAGTTAAAAACGTTTCAGTTTAAAGTTCAGGCCACAGACTCTGGTGTTCCTCCGCTCAGCAGCAACGTGACTGTGAACGTTTTAATCCTGGATGAGAATGACAACAGTCCCACGATTCTCGCGCCCTATTCTGAGCACGGCTCCGTTAACAGTGAGACCATCCCCTATTCTGCTGAAGCGGGATACTTTGTGGCAAAGATCAGGGCTGTAGACGCAGACTCTGGATACAATGCGCTGCTTTCCTATCACCTCTCTGAGCCCAAAGGAAACAACCTCTTCCGGATCGGAACCAGCACCGGAGAGATCAGGACCAAGAGGAGAATGAGTGACAATGACCTGAAAACTCACCCCTTGGTGGTGTTGGTTTCTGATAACGGAGAACCCTCCCTGTCAGCTACTGTGTCTATTGAAGTGGTGGTGGTTGAAAGCACAGCTGACATCCAGACTCAGTTCAGACATGTGCCCATAAAGGAGGACAGCTTCTCTGATTTAAACCTGTATCTGCTGATCTCCATTGTGTCGGTGTCGGTGATCTTTCTGCTGACCCTCATCAGTTTAATAGCTGTCAAATGCCACAGGACAGACGGCAGTTTCAGCAGGTACAGCGCCCCAATGATCACCACCCACCCTGACGGGAGCTGGTCTTACTCTAAGGCTACTCAGCAGTATGACGTGTGCTTCAGCTCAGACACACTGAAGAGTGACGTAGTGGTTTTCCCCGCACAGTTTCCGCCTGTAGACGGTGAGCTGATCAGTATTAACGGAGGAGACACTTTTACCAGAACTCAGACTTTACCTACTAAAGACAAGGTAGGTCATCAGTGCGGAATGCTTTTAGAAGATAATAATGCTATCATACAAATGTAATGTCCTTTCATTGCTGCTTATGAGAGTCAcgatttacattattttattaaaaaaaatatataatcttgAAGAATGTAAATCAAGCATCGTTAATAAGGGTAGACAGTCTAAATGACTTCATCGTAAATAAGGGAGTGTGTTGAAACAGCAACTAACAAAACTTTCTTACAAGAGTTTGAATGCCCTTTAAGACATGGGTATGTTGAATATAAGTTTTGTAACTCCAATTTTTCATTCTATCCCTTTCAGAACTTGCGACATATGTTATTTTCCTTAAGCGGTTCATGCAGATTTCCCAGTTTCAGTCCTGTTTTAAGTCAGGCTTCAGTAAACAGCTCACATATTAAAGTGAAAATTGATAGCTGGAAATAGGATAGAGCTCTCTGTagtggtgtttgtgtgaaattctgCTGCAAAACCTGCTGCTGTTATGCCTGTTGAAAGCATACCATTAGTGATGTTATTGGTCTCAGCTGTTCTTTACTTGAATTTAATCAGCAGTCATCATGGCTCTTAGTTTGCTACCCCGGGTGTATGTAACTGGTATCATTCTGCCGTGATCTAACATTTGCAACAGCTCCTGACATTGAATGCAGTGAGAACaggcgctgtccgtggtgcttgGCTTTGTGTTGACAATACCTGCTTTCTGTATCCAGGCCTGCTGTGaatcaaacatgtttctttaaGTCAAGACTGATTGTGAATATGGGACTTTTTGAGTATGGCAAGTAAACTCTGACACAAaactttaagtcatttttatttctggatATATTGTACTTTAACAGCTCGTTCAGcacctgaaaaaaatcatcttgaAAGTTGTCACACTTTAGatattaaaataactgtttaaaCCTGACTATTTTTTGTCATCTATAATATTTAGAATTACATGACTATTTGATACAATAGATTGCATTTGTATACTTATAATTCACCACATGATGTCGCATGAGACCATggacatgaatgtgtttgtacatCCAAAACTCCTCCTCCCTGTATGGGAAAAAGAATGAAATCGTCATCGGCCATTAGAACAGCCGTGGAAGGTGCTGTGACGAGAAGGACAGGGGCTTCCCGCAACAATATTTATCTGGACGGATGTAACTGTACCGATAACAGATGATCGATTGGATTCAGGTCTTTTGTTGAATCAACAATGTTTATTCGACGACAAAGGGAATACGCCTGGATTCACGTTGCTGTGTTTCTTTGTCATTGCAACTGGGCGGCTTCGCAGTTGTCCTACTCGATTTCCGAGGAGGTGGACAAAGGCACCGTGGTGGGGAATATCGCAAAGGATTTGAACATCAATTTACAGGAACTAGCGACCAGAGACTTACGTGTTGTTTCGAGTTACAGTAAGAAATATTTCGACGTGAATTTGCGGACCGGTAACATCTTTGTTGATGAAAGGATAGACAGAGAGGAGCTTTGTCCCAGTGTGGTAAAATGCTCCATCCAAATACAAGCCGTTTTAAACAATCCAATGAGTGCACACCGCATAGAGGTAAATGTTTTAGATACAAATGATAATTCGCCCGCTTTTATTGAAAAAACCTATTCTTTGAATATTTCCGAATCGTCTTTAACTGGAGAACGGTATCTTCTCCCAGTAGCAGTAGATGCAGACTTAGGCAGTAACTCAGTAAAGAGCTACAAGCTGAGCCAAAATGAGTATTTCTCGCTTGATGTGCAGAGTGGAGGAGAACACGGTGCGTCTGCTGAGCTAGTGCTGCAGAAAGCGTTAGATCGAGAGAAACAGCCGGTGATCACACTGCTCTTGACGGCTGTAGACGGAGGTAAACCCGCTAGATCGGGCTCGTTACAAATACGCATTAATGTATTAGATGTAAATGATAATATACCCGTTTTTAGCAAACAGCTCTATAAGGTACGAGTACCTGAAAATAGCGCATATGGAACGGTGGTAATAAAGTTAAATGCAACAGATTTAGACGAGGGCATGAACAGTAAGATCCTTTATTCTCTGATCAAACGAGGAAACATTGATCCGTCAAATATGTTTGATCTGAACTCAGAAACAGGAGAAATCACTGTGAAGGGAACATTAGATTATGAAGAGACGCCTGCTTATGAAGTTAGAGTTCAAGCAACTGATCACGGCTTATCTCCTCGCAGTGCGCATGCTAAACTACTGATAGAGGTAATCGATGTGAATGATAATGCCCCAGAAATATCAGTGACGTCACTCATGACCCCAGTAAAGGAAGATGCTGAACTGGGGACAATCGTTGCTTTGGTTACAGTGAGTGATAAAGATGGAGGAAACAATGGCGTGACTAATTGTAAGGTAGTTGGCTCTGTTCCGTTTAAACTGAAGTCCAACTACAAAAATGACTATTCATTAGTAGTAGATGGACCACTGGACAGAGAAAACACTTCTCTGTACAATGTCACTATTACAGCCACAGATGGAGGAAGTCCCCCTCTGTCCAGTATCAGGGTCATTACTGTTCATGTCTCTGATGTCAATGATAATGCACCTCAATTTATGGAGCCTGTGATTCATGTTtatgtgaaagaaaatagtCCAGTGGGCTCCATTATTTATACAATAACTGCATTGGATCCTGATCTGAACAGTAATTCAAAACTGACTTACAAATTGTTAGATAGTtcccaaaaaaatattcaaataccaACAATTTTAAATATCAACTCAGAGACTGGAGACATAGTCAGCCTGCAGTCTTTTAACTACGAGGAGTTGAAAACGTTTCAGTTTAAAGTTCAGGCCACAGACTCTGGTGTTCCTCCGCTCAGCAGCAACGTGACTGTGAACGTTTTAATCCTGGATGAGAATGACAACAGTCCCTCGATTCTCGCGCCCTATTCTGAGCACGGCTCCGTTAACAGTGAGACCATCCCCTATTCTGCTGAAGCGGGATACTTTGTGGCAAAGATCAGGGCTGTAGACGCAGACTCTGGATACAATGCGCTGCTTTCCTATCACCTCTCTGAGCCCAAAGGAAACAACCTCTTCCGGATCGGAACCAGCACCGGAGAGATCAGGACTAAGAGGAGAATGAGTGACAATGACCTGAAAACTCACCCCTTGGTGGTGTTGGTTTCTGATAACGGAGAACCCTCCCTGTCAGCTACTGTGTCTATTGAAGTGGTGGTGGTTGAAAGCACAGCTGACATCCAGACTCAGTTCAGACATGTGCCCATAAAGGAGGACAGCTTTTCTGATTTAAACCTGTATCTGCTGATCTCCATTGTGTCGGTGTCGGTGATCTTTCTGCTGACCCTCATCAGTTTAATAGCTGTCAAATGCCACAGGACAGACGGCAGTTTCAGCAGGTACAGCGCCCCAATGATCACCACCCACCCTGACGGGAGCTGGTCTTACTCTCAGGCTACTCAGCAGTATGACGTGTGTTTCAGCTCAGACACACTGAAGAGTGACGTAGTGGTTTTCCCCGCACAGTTTCCACCTGTAGATGGTGAGCTGATCAGTATTAACGGAGGAGACACTTTTACCAGAACTCAGACTTTACCCAATTCAGACAAGGTGAGTTATTTGCAGCCTCTTACTCCTATCTCCTTGCTTTCGCATCAATGACTTTCAAACGTAACAGAAACTCCTGAAATTCATGATTACGATTGTTCCATTCACTAAAATATTACTGTAATTACATctgcaaaatattttcattttaagagAGAACAGCTTTGACTTAAATTGCCAAATAGTGAGCATATCCTGCAACTATGTCTGTATATTTGTGCTTTCCATGGTGCTGAAAACATATTGGTGCCTTCATTGCAGTCTTGGGTTACAATCCAAAAACTCTTGTATTAATTTTGCTATCAATCATGTCTTGATTACTTCGGCTATCATTAATAAATGATCCATGCTTGAAAGGATCTTAACTGCCTTCAATAATTAGACCAAGACAGTACTTTATACGTTTTTTTACCTATCTACACGGAAAATGTTGTTACTGCCTTTGAACTTGTGTTTTCAACAAGTTTTATGTATATTTTCCATGTGTTACATTCCTTTCAGATAGTTCTAACAGTAATTCTTCTGCAGTAATCTCAGATTATTTaccctgatttttttttttcctttttggtaAAAGCAAACCTATAGTGTCCTCTAAAAACCTGCAGGTAAACAATGCATTACACATGTTAGACATTCAGGGTGTGCAACTCGATCAAAGAACGTATTTTCAGTCCCCAATTGTAACGCGTGGGGTCGCCGATGACCACATGTTGTTGGGAGCTCGGTGTTTTCTAGTCTCCTCCTTCCCGTGTGAAGCGTCAGCAGACTGAGAGTGCTTTGTGCGAGAAACACGAGCGAcaaggaaaaggagaggactGGAGTGGATGGGATTAAAACCGTTGGCCGATCGAGTTGCGTTTTATGGatgaaaatcatttttatcGCGTCACTTTCTTTGAAAGCAGCGATGGCCCGTGGAGGGAAGGACGGGATACTCTGTTGGCTGTTCATCCTGTTTTTGTCTGACTGGTCTGCTGCTCAGATATTCTACTCTGTTTCCGAGGAGGTGGACAAAGGGACCGTGGTTGGGAATCTCGCAAAGGATTTAAATGTCAACGTTCGTGACCTGAAAACGAGGAATCTAAATATTGTGTCCGGGTACAGTAAGAAATATTTCGAGGCTAATTTTAAAACGGGGGAACTTTATGTCAATGAGCGACTGGACCGCGAGGAGCTTTGTCCAAACACGATCAAATGCACGTTAAACTTGGAGTTGATACTGAGTAACCCTATGGTACTCAATCGCATTGAGGTGGTAATTAATGATCTAAATGACAACGCACCGACCTTCGTTGAGAAGTCGTATTCACTAAACATATCTGAATTATCACCCACGGGCGACCACTTCTTACTTCCACCGGCTCTTGATGCAGATACGGGAAGCAATTCAGTGAAAACGTACAGGCTGAGTCAAAATGAACACTTCTCCCTCGATGTGCAGGGCGGTGGAGAGCATAGTGCATCTGCTGAATTAGTGCTTCTGAAAGCGTTAGATCGAGAAAAACAAGCTGTTATCAACCTGACGCTGACCGCTGTAGATGGAGGAAAGCCTCCTAAATCCGGAACCTTAAATGTACAAGTAAATGTTCTGGATGCCAACGATAACACTCCGTCATTTAGTAAAACACTTTACAAGGCTCGGGTGAATGAAAATGCGCCAGCTGGATCATCGGTGATTCAACTGAGTGCCACGGATTTAGACGAAGGGGACAACGGGAGGATCACTTATTCTTTTGTCAAGCGTGGAAATTTCGATCCTGCAGATACGTTTTCTATAGACGCAGAAACTGGAGAGATCACTGTAAAGGGTTATTTGGATTATGAAGCACAGCCAGCATATGAAATTCATATTCAAGCAACAGACCAGGGGTTTTCGCCTCGGGCTGCAAATGGAAACTGCTGGTAGAGGTAGTTGATGTGAACGACAATGCCCCAGAAATTGTGGTGACGTCACTCATGAACCCGGTTAAAGAAGACGCTGAAATAGGAAGCGTTGTCGCTTTGGTGACAGTCACTGataaagatggaggaaaaaacGGTCAGACTCGCTGTACACTTGTTGGTTCTGAACCTTTTAAGCTAACTTCCAATTATAAGAATTATTACTCTTTAGTCGTAGATGGAGCTCTGGACAGAGAAGGACACTCTTTTTACAGTGTCACGATTAAAGCTGCTGATGAAGGGACCCCGCCTCTATCCAGCACCAGCGTTATAACTGTCCAGGTGTCTGATGTCAATGATAACGCCCCTCATTTCCTTGAGCCAGTGATTAACATTTACGTAAAAGAAAACGGTCCCGTTGGAGCTCGTATCTATTCGATAACTGCAGTCGATCCTGATATACATGAAAACGCAAGAGTAACATACTCATTAGATGGCGATTCAAAAAGTATTCCTATAACATCTGTTGTAAACGTAAACTCAGAGACTGGAGACATAGTCAGCCTGCAGTCTTTTAACTACGAGGAGTTGAAAACGTTTCAGTTTAAAGTTCAGGCCACAGACTCTGGTGTTCCTCCGCTCAGCAGCAACGTGACTGTGAACGTTTTAATCCTGGATGAGAATGACAACAGTCCCACGATTCTCGCGCCCTATTCTGAGCACGGCTCCGTTAACAGTGAGACCATCCCCTATTCTGCTGAAGCGGGATACTTTGTGGCAAAGATCAGGGCTGTAGACGCAGACTCTGGATACAATGCGCTGCTTTCCTATCACCTCTCTGAGCCCAAAGGAAACAACCTCTTCCGGATCGGAACCAGCACCGGAGAGATCAGGACTAAGAGGAGAATGAGTGACAATGACCTGAAAACTCACCCCTTGGTGGTGTTGGTTTCTGATAACGGAGAACCCTCCCTGTCAGCTACTGTGTCTATTGAAGTGGTGGTGGTTGAAAGCACAGCTGACATCCAGACTCAGTTCAGACATGTGCCCATAAAGGAGGACAGCTTCTCTGATTTAAACCTGTATCTGCTGATCTCCATTGTGTCGGTGTCGGTGATCTTTCTGCTGACCCTCATCAGTTTAATAGCTGTCAAATGCCACAGGACAGACGGCAGTTTCAGCAGGTACAGCGCCCCAATGATCACCACCCACCCTGACGGGAGCTGGTCTTACTCTAAGGCTACTCAGCAGTATGACGTGTGCTTCAGCTCAGACACACTGAAGAGTGACGTAGTGGTTTTCCCCGCACAGTTTCCACCTGTAGATGGTGAGCTGATCAGTATTAACGGAGGAGACACTTTTACCAGAACTCAGACTTTACCAAATACAGACAAGGTGAGTTGTTTGTAACCCAAACGTAGATTTATTTCTGGTGATTGTGTAATTATATTTCTCGAATACGTGTTAGTTCATCAGATTATACGATTTTGCATACTTTCAACATTTGCTGACTTTCGTGATATATTTGATTGTGGTTGTGAAAGCAAATTGATATAGAATAGTACTTTGGTGCATATACATCTAAATCATACATTTTCGGacatatattttttccactgaaAAGTCATTCACGAGATTATGCCGGATGTTTGGTGAATGTATGTGGGATATTCGTCGAAATATTTGCTGAACTTATTTTTAGTTGTGAAGTCGTTCAAGTTATATTTCTGCTGACCAGTGGGgacgctgtccatggtgctgaactCTGGATGGAGTTTATGCGTGAAGGGAAAAAGAGACCTCGCTTTTATATCATTCCAACCTTAATTTTATGTCTTACCCTAGTAACACAAATTATAGAGTTTTTACTTAGTCATTCGATCTGTTGTGAACGAAATTTTGTATAATTTTCtactgatatatattttttaattgctttcaACAGGCTACATTTAAGACTataattttaatgtatttttggtCTTTGTATATACGCACGAAAATAGCAGTTGGTGTCGCTCGAGACCATCATATTCGTGTGGCTCCTTTTCCCCCAGACTCCTCCTCTCCGTACGAAGCATCAGTAGTCCACCCGTGCTTTGTCAGAAAATGCACACATGTCCACGGGACAGCGAGGGCTTCGTCTGTTATTCACTTTAAGTGTGGACATGTTCGAACATGattatttctttcattctgtCGCAGCGATGGGACGTGGAGGACTAACAGTCACGATTTGGATACAAATAACCGCTTTGCTTTGTCTGTGTGACCGGTCTACAGCGCAGCTCTCGTTCTCCGTTTCCGAGGAGGTTGACAAAGGAACGGTAGTGGGAAATCTCGCTAAGGATTTACAGATTAATGTTCACGAATTGGAAAAACGGGATTTACGAGTCGTATCTGGCAATTCTAAGAAATATTTCGACGTGGATTTAAAAACTGGTGCTCTGTATGTCTGCGATAGGATTGATCGCGAGGAGCTCTGcccaaatacagaaaaatgctCCCTGAACGTCGAAGCGATTCTGAGCCACCCAATGAATCTGCATCGCATAGAGGTACAAATTATTGATATTAACGATAATGCACCATCTTTTcgtgaaaaagaaaagactttcAATATTTCGGAATCTTCTTTTACCGGAGAGAGATATCTCCTCCCGATGGCTAACGACGCAGACACGGGCAGTAACTCGGTAAAGAGCTACAAGCTGACTCCAAATGAGTATTTCTCTCTGGACGTACAGAGCGGCGGACAACACAGTGAGTCTGCCGAGCTTGTTCTACAGAAAGCtttagacagagagaaacagtctATTATCCGCCTTACTTTAACTGCTCTGGACGGAGGAAAACCAGCCCGGTCAGGCACATTAAAGATAGTGGTACATGTTATGGATACAAACGACAATGCTCCAGTATTTAGTCAACCTCTGTACAAGGCCCAGGTCAGTGAAGGCGCCCCATTTCAGACACCAATATTGACTGTTACTGCTACAGATTTAGATGAGGGAATAAATGGTGAGAttgtgtattcatttattgaaaaGGGGAATTTCAATCCTGAGGCTTTATTCTCAATAAACCCAGATACAGGGGAAATACGAGTCAGGGGAAAAGTAGACTATGAAGAGAATACAGCTTATGATATCCGAGTTCAGGCAAGGGATAAAGGTTCGCCTTCTCGAAGTGTGCATGGTAAAGTATTAGTGGAAGTAAGTGATGTTAATGACAATTTACCTGAAATCATTATTACCTCTCTTATGAGCCCAGTTAGAGAGGATGCTGAGTTAGGTACAGTGGTCGCTTTGGTGACAGTGACTGataaagatggaggaaaaaacGGTTTCACTGGTGCTAACATTCTAGGGTCGGTGCCTTTTAAACTCAAGCTAAACTAcaaaaattattattcattaacaGTCGATGGGCCCCTGGACAGAGAGAGTGTTTCTCAGTATAATGTCACCATCATAGCTACTGATGAAGGCACCCCGCCTCTCTCTAGCACCAGTGTTATTACGGTTCAGATTTCTGATGTCAATGACAACGCCCCATTATTCTCAGTGCCTGTCATTAATGTATATGTGAATGAGAATAGTGCAGTGGGAGCTACTATCTTTACTATAACAGCAGTTGATCCTGATACAGgagaaaatgcaaaagtaaCATATTCATTATTAGATGGTATTGCTAAAACTATTCCACTAACTACGGTTATTAATGTCAACTCCGAGACTGGAGACATAGTCAGCCTGCAGTCTTTTAACTACGAGgagttgaaaacatttcagtttaaagTTCAGGCCACAGACTCTGGTGTTCCTCCGCTCAGCAGCAACGTGACTGTGAACGTTTTAATCCTGGATGAGAATGACAACAGTCCCACGATTCTCGCGCCCTATTCTGAGCACGGCTCCGTTAACAGTGAGACCATCCCCTATTCTGCTGAAGCGGGATACTTTGTGGCAAAGATCAGGGCTGTAGACGCAGACTCTGGATACAATGCGCTGCTTTCCTATCACCTCTCTGAGCCCAAAGGAAACAACCTCTTCCGGATCGGAACCAGCACCGGAGAGATCAGGACTAAGAGGAGAATGAGTGACAATGACCTGAAAACTCACCCCTTGGTGGTGTTGGTTTCTGATAACGGAGAACCCTCCCTGTCAGCTACTGTGTCTATTGAAGTGGTGGTGGTTGAAAGCACAGCTGAC contains:
- the LOC129090476 gene encoding LOW QUALITY PROTEIN: protocadherin alpha-2-like (The sequence of the model RefSeq protein was modified relative to this genomic sequence to represent the inferred CDS: deleted 1 base in 1 codon); this encodes MFIRRQREYAWIHVAVFLCHCNWAASQLSYSISEEVDKGTVVGNIAKDLNINLQELATRDLRVVSSYSKKYFDVNLRTGNIFVDERIDREELCPSVVKCSIKIQAVLNNPMSAHRIEVNVLDINDNSPVFIEKTYSLNISESSLTGERYLLPIAVDADLGSNSVKSYKLSQNEYFSLDVQSGGEHGASAELVQKALDREKQPVITLLLTAVDGGKPARSGSLQIRINVLDVNDNIPVFSKSLYKVGVPENTASGTVIIKLNATDLDEGMNSKIFYSLIKRGNIDLSNIFDLNSETGEITVKGTLDYEETPAYEVRVQATDQGASPRSAQAKLLIEIIDVNDNAPEISVTSLMTPVKEDAELGTIVALVTVSDKDGGNNGVTNCKVVGSVPFKLKSNYNNDYSLVVDGPLDRENTSLYNVTITATDGGSPPLSSIRVITVHVSDVNDNAPQFMEPVIHVYVKENSPVGSIIYTITALDPDLNSNSKLTYKLLDSSKKNIQIPTILNINSETGDIVSLQSFNYEELKTFQFKVQATDSGVPPLSSNVTVNVLILDENDNSPTILAPYSEHGSVNSETIPYSAEAGYFVAKIRAVDADSGYNALLSYHLSEPKGNNLFRIGTSTGEIRTKRRMSDNDLKTHPLVVLVSDNGEPSLSATVSIEVVVVESTADIQTQFRHVPIKEDSFSDLNLYLLISIVSVSVIFLLTLISLIAVKCHRTDGSFSRYSAPMITTHPDGSWSYSKATQQYDVCFSSDTLKSDVVVFPAQFPPVDGELISINGGDTFTRTQTLPTKDKNEIVIGH
- the LOC129090479 gene encoding protocadherin alpha-2-like, whose translation is MFEHDYFFHSVAAMGRGGLTVTIWIQITALLCLCDRSTAQLSFSVSEEVDKGTVVGNLAKDLQINVHELEKRDLRVVSGNSKKYFDVDLKTGALYVCDRIDREELCPNTEKCSLNVEAILSHPMNLHRIEVQIIDINDNAPSFREKEKTFNISESSFTGERYLLPMANDADTGSNSVKSYKLTPNEYFSLDVQSGGQHSESAELVLQKALDREKQSIIRLTLTALDGGKPARSGTLKIVVHVMDTNDNAPVFSQPLYKAQVSEGAPFQTPILTVTATDLDEGINGEIVYSFIEKGNFNPEALFSINPDTGEIRVRGKVDYEENTAYDIRVQARDKGSPSRSVHGKVLVEVSDVNDNLPEIIITSLMSPVREDAELGTVVALVTVTDKDGGKNGFTGANILGSVPFKLKLNYKNYYSLTVDGPLDRESVSQYNVTIIATDEGTPPLSSTSVITVQISDVNDNAPLFSVPVINVYVNENSAVGATIFTITAVDPDTGENAKVTYSLLDGIAKTIPLTTVINVNSETGDIVSLQSFNYEELKTFQFKVQATDSGVPPLSSNVTVNVLILDENDNSPTILAPYSEHGSVNSETIPYSAEAGYFVAKIRAVDADSGYNALLSYHLSEPKGNNLFRIGTSTGEIRTKRRMSDNDLKTHPLVVLVSDNGEPSLSATVSIEVVVVESTADIQTQFRHVPIKEDSFSDLNLYLLISIVSVSVIFLLTLISLIAVKCHRTDGSFSRYSAPMITTHPDGSWSYSKATQQYDVCFSSDTLKSDVVVFPAQFPPVDGELISINGGDTFTRTQTLPTNEKQPTISGPQWK
- the LOC129090477 gene encoding protocadherin alpha-2-like; translated protein: MFIRRQREYAWIHVAVFLCHCNWAASQLSYSISEEVDKGTVVGNIAKDLNINLQELATRDLRVVSSYSKKYFDVNLRTGNIFVDERIDREELCPSVVKCSIQIQAVLNNPMSAHRIEVNVLDTNDNSPAFIEKTYSLNISESSLTGERYLLPVAVDADLGSNSVKSYKLSQNEYFSLDVQSGGEHGASAELVLQKALDREKQPVITLLLTAVDGGKPARSGSLQIRINVLDVNDNIPVFSKQLYKVRVPENSAYGTVVIKLNATDLDEGMNSKILYSLIKRGNIDPSNMFDLNSETGEITVKGTLDYEETPAYEVRVQATDHGLSPRSAHAKLLIEVIDVNDNAPEISVTSLMTPVKEDAELGTIVALVTVSDKDGGNNGVTNCKVVGSVPFKLKSNYKNDYSLVVDGPLDRENTSLYNVTITATDGGSPPLSSIRVITVHVSDVNDNAPQFMEPVIHVYVKENSPVGSIIYTITALDPDLNSNSKLTYKLLDSSQKNIQIPTILNINSETGDIVSLQSFNYEELKTFQFKVQATDSGVPPLSSNVTVNVLILDENDNSPSILAPYSEHGSVNSETIPYSAEAGYFVAKIRAVDADSGYNALLSYHLSEPKGNNLFRIGTSTGEIRTKRRMSDNDLKTHPLVVLVSDNGEPSLSATVSIEVVVVESTADIQTQFRHVPIKEDSFSDLNLYLLISIVSVSVIFLLTLISLIAVKCHRTDGSFSRYSAPMITTHPDGSWSYSQATQQYDVCFSSDTLKSDVVVFPAQFPPVDGELISINGGDTFTRTQTLPNSDKVSYLQPLTPISLLSHQ